A window of Chitinophaga sp. MM2321 contains these coding sequences:
- a CDS encoding BamA/TamA family outer membrane protein, with the protein MINRKLLCIAVLLCICNSIFAQAPAVVKRIILIGDAGELHSNGHNSVVDAVRKAYDLQDDRNTVLFLGDNVYPLGLPDSSSSRYPTAKEILDYQINLVRGTNTRGIIIPGNHDWNKSKPNGWQVIRNQQRYVDSLHLGNVEFLPKGGCPGPVEVKLADNITLIVMDSEWWVFPYDKPGMESDCDCKDKDDVLARLSEIVAMNRNKLIIFATHHPFRSYGIHGGYYTIKQHIFPLTDLRPSLYVPLPVIGSIYPIARGVFGTPEDLPHPKYQQMVKGVEDALKPHGPVVFVSGHDHTLQLIKDQQNNYVVSGSGAKNNRVKKGKKSLFATSENGFSVLEMLADSTVRVQYFLADNLATPVFSNNLLRMQELSQQGFVYTQPEALPPYVTMKADSQYSRINNFHRFLLGENYRKVWNTPLKFPVINLKTEKGGLTILKRGGGQQTRSLRLADSTGKEYAMRSLKKFPLAAIPELLRETIAKEVVQDQISAANPYAPLAVSVLAEAAGVPHTNPSFVYLPADSALGIYAKDFGNDVYLFEEREPMTGDKDKTYNTPKVLEKIWGDNDATVDQKSVLRARILDTYIMDFDRHDDQWRWYRELHKTREIYYPVPRDRDQAFFVNEGFIPRLASKPWLMPAVQGFRDYIPDINNFNFSTRYFDRSFLNELEEKDWKKQTDKFLSKMTDSVIAAAVAAFPDTVQSLVGPMMLHRLDVRRNILEKNMLKYYRFLAKGVDVPATQKNELITVDKQAGGAVALNIFKISKKGAIQQNTYSRTFDPQVTKEVNVYGLGGNDRFEIRGDHGTPIRIRLIGGSDADTYIDSTTVKAGKRIRVYDQKNGKDSFALSSNEQRRLSNDPENIRYNRSAFQFNKTFPMLAGGYNRDDGLLLGVGLQLIRHGFRKEPFSAKHLFTATHALATRAWNFRYEGELTDVIGKSDLLLFARAKAPNNTINFFGYGNETVFDKSGGKNISYYRARFNLYTAEALLRTSFGDHLSISYGPAINNYAFNKDENHGRYITRFQDNKLDSASIYGNKSYAGAKVVAQIDTRNNKIIPTRGILWATSFTGNKGLNDNSRNYMQLQSDLSLYMSFRIPANFVIVSRLGGSKIWGDYEYFQAVTIGGTQNLRGYRNYRFAGGAGVYNNTEIRVKLFELKTYLLPATIGLLAFNDIGRVWQDNETSHVWHDGYGGGVYLAPINALIITAVVGHSKEETVPYVTLGFKF; encoded by the coding sequence ATTATCCTTATCGGTGATGCCGGCGAGTTGCACAGCAACGGACACAATTCAGTAGTAGATGCAGTACGCAAAGCATATGATTTACAGGATGACAGGAACACCGTGTTGTTCCTGGGAGATAACGTATACCCACTGGGGTTACCCGATTCTTCCAGCAGCAGGTATCCCACCGCCAAAGAAATCCTGGACTACCAGATCAACCTGGTGCGCGGTACCAACACAAGAGGGATCATCATTCCCGGTAATCACGACTGGAATAAAAGTAAGCCCAATGGCTGGCAGGTGATCCGCAACCAGCAACGCTATGTAGATTCCCTGCACCTCGGTAATGTGGAGTTTCTGCCGAAAGGTGGCTGCCCCGGCCCCGTGGAAGTGAAGCTGGCGGATAACATTACTTTAATTGTGATGGACAGCGAATGGTGGGTGTTCCCTTATGATAAACCGGGAATGGAATCTGATTGCGATTGTAAAGATAAGGATGATGTATTGGCCAGGTTGTCGGAAATAGTAGCCATGAATCGGAATAAGCTGATCATTTTTGCTACCCATCACCCTTTCCGCAGCTACGGCATTCATGGTGGATACTATACGATCAAGCAACATATTTTCCCGCTTACCGACCTGCGGCCCTCATTGTATGTGCCTTTGCCGGTAATAGGCTCTATCTATCCCATCGCCCGCGGCGTATTTGGAACACCCGAAGATCTTCCCCATCCAAAATACCAGCAAATGGTGAAAGGCGTGGAAGACGCGCTGAAACCACATGGCCCGGTGGTATTCGTGTCCGGACATGATCATACCTTGCAGCTGATAAAGGATCAGCAGAACAACTATGTAGTAAGCGGCAGCGGTGCTAAAAATAACCGCGTGAAGAAAGGAAAGAAGTCGTTGTTTGCCACTTCTGAAAATGGTTTCAGTGTACTGGAAATGCTGGCCGACAGCACCGTACGCGTGCAGTATTTCCTGGCCGACAATTTAGCTACACCGGTATTCAGCAATAACCTGCTACGGATGCAGGAGTTATCACAACAAGGATTTGTTTATACCCAACCGGAAGCGTTACCGCCCTATGTGACCATGAAGGCGGATTCACAATACAGCCGGATCAATAACTTCCACCGCTTTCTTTTAGGAGAGAACTACCGCAAAGTATGGAACACGCCCCTTAAATTTCCGGTGATAAACCTGAAAACAGAAAAGGGCGGATTGACAATTTTAAAACGCGGCGGTGGTCAGCAAACGCGCTCTCTCCGGCTGGCAGACAGCACCGGAAAGGAATATGCAATGCGCTCCCTGAAAAAATTCCCGCTGGCAGCTATTCCTGAACTATTGCGGGAAACAATTGCGAAGGAAGTAGTGCAGGATCAGATCTCTGCTGCCAACCCCTACGCACCGCTGGCTGTAAGTGTATTGGCGGAAGCTGCCGGTGTGCCGCATACCAATCCGTCTTTTGTATACCTCCCTGCGGATTCGGCCCTGGGCATCTACGCCAAAGACTTTGGTAATGATGTATACCTGTTTGAAGAAAGAGAGCCGATGACAGGTGATAAAGATAAAACGTATAACACACCAAAAGTATTAGAGAAGATATGGGGAGATAATGATGCCACGGTAGACCAGAAATCAGTATTGCGTGCGCGCATCCTGGATACCTATATCATGGACTTTGACCGTCATGATGATCAATGGCGCTGGTACCGGGAACTACACAAAACGCGGGAGATCTATTACCCCGTTCCCCGCGACCGCGATCAGGCGTTTTTTGTGAATGAAGGCTTTATTCCCCGCCTGGCTTCCAAGCCCTGGCTGATGCCTGCTGTACAAGGCTTCCGGGATTATATTCCGGACATCAACAACTTCAACTTCAGTACCCGCTACTTTGATCGTTCCTTCCTCAATGAGCTGGAAGAAAAAGACTGGAAGAAACAAACAGATAAATTCTTAAGTAAGATGACCGACAGCGTTATCGCCGCTGCGGTAGCTGCTTTCCCGGATACCGTGCAATCACTCGTAGGCCCCATGATGTTACATCGCCTGGACGTACGCAGAAACATCCTGGAAAAGAATATGCTGAAATACTACCGTTTCCTGGCGAAAGGTGTGGACGTTCCGGCTACGCAAAAGAATGAACTCATTACTGTTGACAAACAGGCTGGCGGCGCTGTTGCGCTGAATATCTTCAAGATCAGTAAAAAGGGTGCCATACAGCAGAACACCTATTCCCGCACCTTCGATCCCCAGGTTACCAAAGAAGTGAATGTATACGGACTGGGTGGCAATGACCGTTTTGAAATCAGGGGAGATCACGGCACACCCATTCGCATCCGCCTGATAGGCGGCAGTGATGCGGATACTTATATAGACAGTACCACCGTAAAGGCGGGTAAACGGATACGCGTATACGATCAGAAAAATGGAAAGGATTCCTTTGCATTAAGCAGCAATGAACAACGCCGCTTATCCAATGATCCGGAAAATATCCGTTACAACCGCAGCGCCTTCCAGTTTAATAAAACATTTCCCATGCTGGCTGGTGGCTATAACCGGGATGACGGTTTGTTGCTGGGAGTGGGATTACAACTCATCCGCCACGGTTTCCGGAAAGAACCTTTTTCTGCCAAACACCTGTTCACCGCTACGCATGCACTGGCTACAAGGGCCTGGAACTTCCGCTATGAAGGAGAGTTGACGGATGTTATCGGTAAATCAGATCTGTTGTTATTTGCAAGAGCGAAGGCGCCGAATAATACCATCAACTTTTTTGGTTACGGCAATGAAACCGTATTTGATAAAAGTGGGGGAAAGAATATTTCTTACTACCGCGCACGTTTTAACTTATACACCGCAGAAGCTTTGCTGAGAACAAGTTTCGGTGATCATCTCAGTATATCCTATGGCCCGGCTATTAATAATTACGCTTTTAATAAAGATGAAAATCATGGCCGTTATATCACCCGTTTCCAGGATAATAAACTGGATTCTGCGAGCATCTACGGTAATAAATCTTATGCAGGCGCCAAGGTAGTAGCACAAATAGATACACGTAATAACAAGATCATTCCTACCCGTGGCATCCTGTGGGCAACATCTTTTACAGGCAATAAAGGATTGAATGATAACAGCCGCAATTACATGCAGCTGCAATCAGACCTGAGCCTCTACATGAGTTTCCGTATCCCTGCTAATTTTGTTATCGTGAGCCGTTTGGGTGGCAGCAAGATCTGGGGTGATTATGAATACTTCCAGGCCGTTACCATAGGCGGTACACAGAACCTGCGCGGTTACCGTAATTACCGCTTTGCAGGTGGTGCCGGCGTGTACAACAATACAGAAATACGCGTAAAATTATTTGAGCTGAAAACATACTTACTGCCGGCAACCATCGGACTACTTGCCTTCAACGATATAGGACGTGTATGGCAGGATAATGAAACATCGCACGTATGGCATGATGGCTATGGCGGCGGTGTATACCTGGCGCCTATCAATGCACTTATTATTACTGCCGTGGTAGGACATTCCAAAGAAGAAACGGTTCCCTATGTAACGCTGGGATTCAAATTCTAA
- the lysA gene encoding diaminopimelate decarboxylase, producing the protein MPKQSDVLATDFLVKIAEEFGTPVYIYHAEKIKTQYDKLQKAFHKSDTRFFYACKALTNINILKYINSIGCGLDTVSIQEVQLGLKAGFDPKNIIFTPNCVDLQEIIAAKDLGVIINIDNLSILEQFGHKFGGSYPICIRLNPHIMAGGNFKISTGHIDSKFGISIHQMRHIERIVKSTKLKVTGLHMHTGSEIKDVDVFLRGVEIMFEMVQHFPDLESIDLGSGFKVAYQPGDPETDIDLLGKKLTESFNNFAKTYERPLQLWFEPGKYLVSQCGYFVVKANVIKQTTANVFVGVNSGFNHLIRPMFYDAFHLIRNISNPKGTERIYTVVGNICETDTFGWDRKLHEVREGDYLVFYNAGAYGFEMASNFNSRLKPAEVLIKDGKPHLIRKRDTLDDLLRNQIELQ; encoded by the coding sequence ATGCCTAAACAAAGCGACGTACTTGCGACCGATTTCCTGGTGAAAATAGCGGAAGAATTTGGTACCCCGGTATACATATACCATGCGGAAAAGATTAAAACTCAATATGATAAGCTCCAAAAAGCCTTTCATAAGTCTGATACACGCTTTTTCTACGCCTGTAAGGCATTGACCAATATCAATATCCTGAAGTACATCAATTCCATTGGTTGCGGACTGGATACGGTATCTATACAAGAAGTACAGCTGGGGCTTAAAGCGGGTTTTGATCCTAAAAACATCATCTTCACGCCTAACTGTGTGGACTTGCAGGAAATTATTGCTGCCAAAGACCTCGGTGTGATCATCAATATCGATAACCTCTCCATCCTGGAGCAATTCGGACATAAATTCGGCGGTAGTTACCCCATCTGTATCCGACTGAATCCGCATATCATGGCGGGTGGAAACTTCAAGATCTCCACCGGGCATATTGATAGCAAATTCGGGATCTCTATTCACCAGATGCGCCATATCGAGCGGATTGTGAAGTCTACCAAGCTGAAAGTAACCGGCCTGCACATGCATACCGGCTCTGAAATCAAGGACGTGGATGTATTTCTGCGCGGTGTAGAGATTATGTTTGAAATGGTACAACATTTCCCCGACCTGGAATCTATTGACCTGGGCAGCGGCTTCAAAGTGGCCTACCAGCCAGGCGATCCGGAAACAGATATCGACCTGCTCGGCAAAAAGCTGACTGAATCATTTAATAATTTTGCTAAAACATACGAGCGTCCGCTACAACTCTGGTTTGAACCAGGAAAATACCTGGTAAGCCAATGCGGCTACTTTGTAGTGAAAGCAAACGTGATCAAACAAACAACTGCCAACGTATTCGTAGGCGTCAACTCAGGCTTCAATCACCTGATCAGACCTATGTTTTACGATGCTTTCCACCTGATCCGCAACATTTCCAACCCTAAAGGCACAGAACGCATCTATACCGTGGTTGGTAATATCTGCGAAACAGATACTTTTGGCTGGGATAGAAAATTGCATGAAGTAAGAGAAGGCGATTACCTGGTATTTTATAATGCCGGCGCCTACGGATTTGAAATGGCCTCCAACTTCAACTCCCGCCTGAAACCAGCGGAAGTACTGATAAAAGACGGTAAGCCACACCTTATCCGTAAACGCGATACACTGGATGATCTGCTGAGAAACCAGATCGAACTCCAATAA
- a CDS encoding DUF6036 family nucleotidyltransferase — translation MGSIFNEDFRDFIRALNNQGVDYILVGGYAVILHGYRRATGDMDVWVNSTKDNYLKLTRAFAEFGLPLFDMTEDKFLNTEEADVFSFGRSPVGIDILTKLKGVDFKEAYSISQIFEDDNLKVRYLHLNSLIQAKKAAGRHKDLDDIEKLIAGK, via the coding sequence ATGGGATCCATATTTAATGAGGATTTTAGAGATTTTATCCGCGCTTTAAATAATCAGGGGGTAGATTATATACTGGTCGGAGGCTACGCTGTTATCCTACATGGTTACAGGAGAGCAACCGGAGATATGGATGTATGGGTAAATAGCACAAAGGATAATTATTTAAAACTTACCAGGGCTTTTGCAGAATTTGGTCTCCCTCTTTTTGATATGACCGAAGATAAATTTTTAAATACAGAGGAGGCAGATGTCTTTTCGTTTGGCAGATCACCCGTAGGAATAGATATTTTGACAAAATTGAAAGGCGTAGATTTCAAAGAGGCTTACAGCATCTCTCAAATATTTGAAGACGATAATTTGAAAGTCAGATACCTGCACCTGAACAGCCTCATACAAGCCAAAAAGGCTGCTGGGCGCCATAAGGATTTGGATGACATTGAAAAACTGATCGCTGGGAAGTAA